One Helianthus annuus cultivar XRQ/B chromosome 12, HanXRQr2.0-SUNRISE, whole genome shotgun sequence genomic region harbors:
- the LOC118485024 gene encoding secreted RxLR effector protein 161-like — protein sequence MNPGTQLTKTEEGDLVDATHYRSLIGSLKYLLHTRPNLCYTVSLLSRFMQEPKEQHLKAVKQVLRYIKGTKEYGIIYKKQGGCKITGYSDSSYGVNTDKGKGTSGLVFYFGESPITWCTQKQQTVALSSCESEFMAATEAACQALWLKRLLSEITGWKEEKNNTKGG from the coding sequence ATGAATCCAGGAACACAAttaacaaagactgaagaaggagaTCTAGTAGATGCAACACATTACAGAAGCCTGATAGGTTCTCTCAAATACTTATTGCATACAAGGCCAAATCTATGTTACACAGTCAGTCTGCTTAGTAGATTCATGCAAGAACCAAAGGAGCAACACTTGAAAGCAGTAAAGCAAGTACTACGTTATATAAAAGGAACTAAAGAGTATGGAATCATCTACAAGAAGCAAGGAGGATGTAAGATCACAGGTTATAGTGATAGCAGTTATGGAGTTAatacagacaaaggaaaaggaacatCTGGTCTGGTATTCTACTTTGGAGAATCACCTATAACCTGGTGCACACAGAAGCAACAGACAGTGGCACTATCATCATGTGAATCGGAATTCATGGCAGCCACTGAAGCAGCATGCCAAGCACTATGGCTTAAGAGATTGTTAAGCGAAATTACAGGCTGGAAGGAAGAAAAAAATAACACTAAGGGTGGATAA